The window TGGTCGGCCCCACTCAATTCAACTGCGTGTGTACCGGTACTACCAATATCAAGTGCTTACTGTTACTCATGGAAAATTGTGAATGAAAAAGAAACGGCGCTCAGGGACAAATGGGCCATGGAGCCAAGGTCTTCTGATCACTTCAAGGTGTGTGTCATAgttcctgacccccccccccccctcacccctctTTTTAGATACGAAAACATTGCAGTGCACTTTCAGAAAATACATCTGGTAATCCTTTAATCCAGTGTAACCAGACCAATTCAGAGGAGTCCATTTACGTTAACCAGTGTTGTCTCACTGTTACATCTGAAACCTATCTATGCCCATACAGTGTGTATTCACACAGTCAGTGCCTATTATCCATTTCATAAGATAACTGGTTGCCACATTGGGTCTCTGTTTTGCATTAGCATGGCAGCTGTGCCTTGAAAGCTTATGAAACAGAGAGAACCATTGCGTGTCCAACCAGAGCTCAGTTCATTGACTTCACTCAGCATGTCGATGGTGCTTGACGGGCATGATCGATTCTGACTCATTCTGTTGGACTAACGCTCTATTAGTTTGGCCCTCAGCTCTCAGTGCAGCCTGTCCAAGGCTGACAGGCACCCATTGGTTAATTGTCTAGGTGCTGAGTTATGTCCAAGACCTCACCTGCACTCTGTGTCATTGGTCTTGCTGGTCCAACAGTACATTTATTGCTTGTCATGATGGGATCTCTGATACATATGTAGCAAAGTTGGAAAATAACTGATGTTTTGTCAATGTGCTCTGTACTTATTGGCAATAAGGCATTTTTTTGTTTGACTACTAAGATAATGCTGTGTTATACCCATACCTGTTTGTTACTGATCTCTCAATACAGCCCTCGCCCCCTTAATTAAGAATACATGCagaacacacaacacaatgttgtACATTGTTTACCAGTATCAACAAGGTCTTGTTACAGTACTTCTATTTCCAGAGCCGGGAAGTTTCACGCTGTCTTTCAACGCTAACAAGCTTAAATCATTAAGTAATCATTACATGATTAccctacttctaaaaattcacctttccagaaacaagtctctcactgttgccgcttgctatagacctccctctgcccccagctgtgccctcgataccatatgtgaattgattgcccctcatatatcttctgagctcgtgctactaggtgacctaaactgggacatgcttaacaccccggccatcctacaatctaagcttgattccctcaatctcacacaaattatcaatgaacctaccaggtacaaccccaaatccgtaaacacgggcaccctcatagatgtcatcctaactaactcgccctccaaatacacctctgctgttttcactgcctcattgcctgcatctgtaatgggtctgcgaccaaatgaccacccctcatcactgtcaaacgctccctaaaacacttctgcgagcaggcctttctaatcgacctggccggggtatcctggaatgacattgacctcatcccgtcagtagatgatgcctggctattctttaaaaatgccttcctcaccatcttaaataagcatgccccattcaatttttaaaaaactaggaatagatatagtcctttgttcactccagacctgtctgcccttgaccagcacaaaaacatcctgtggcgttctgcattagcatcaaatagcccccgtgatatgcaacttttcagggaagttaggatcaaatatacacaggcagttaggaaagctaaggctagctttttcaaacagaaatttgcatcctgtagtactaactcaaaaaagttctgggacactgtaaagtccatggagaataagaacacctcctcccagctgcccactgctctgaggctaggaaacactgtcaccaccgataaatccactataattgagaatttcaataagcatttctctacggctggccatgctttccacctggcttcctcggtcaactgcccggcaccctccacagcaacccgccaaagcccccaccatttctccttcacccaaatccagatagctgatgttctgaaagagctgcaaaatctggacccctacaaatcagcctggctagacaatctggaccatctctttctaaaattatctgccgaaattgttgcaacccctattactagcctgttcaacctctctttcgtatcgtctgagattcccaaagattggaaagctgccacggtcatccccctcttcaaagggggtgacactctagacccaaactgctacagacctatatctatcctactctgtctttctaaggtcttcgattgccaagttaacaaacagattaccgaccatttcgaatcccaccgtaccttctccgctatgcaatctggtttcagagctggtcatgggtgcagctcagccacgctcaaggtcctaaacgacatcataaccgccatcgataagagacattactgcgcagccgtattcatcaacctggccaaggctttcgactctgtcaatcaccacattcttattggcagactcgacagccttggtttcgcaaatgattgcctcgcctggtttaccaactacttctctgatagagttcagtgtgtcaaatcggagggcctgttgtccggatctctggcagtctctatgggggtgccacagggtttaatcctcgggccgactctcttctctgtatacattaatgatgttgctcttgctgctggtgattctctgatacacctctacgcagacgacaccattctgtatacttctggcccctctttggacactgtgttaactaacctccagacgagcttcaatgccatacaactctccttccgtggcctccaactgctcttaaaagcaagtaaaactaagtgcatggtattcaaccgatcactgcccgcacctgctcgcccgtccagcatcactactctggacggctctgacttagaatacgtggacaactacaaatacctaggtgtctggttagactgtaaactctccttccagactcacattaagcatctccaatccaaaattaaatctagaatcggcttcctatatcgcaacaaagcatccttcactcatgctgccaaacataccctcgtaaaactgaccatcctaccgatcctcgactttggtgatgtcatctataaaatagcctccaacactctactcaacaaactggatgcagtctatcacagtgccatccgttttgtcaccaaagccccatacactacccaccattgcgacctgtacactctcgctggttggccctcgcttcatactcgtcgccaaacccactggctccaggtcatctacaagtctctgctaggtaaagccccgccttatctcagctcactggtcaccatagcagcacccacacgtagcacgcgctccagcaggtatatctcattggtcacccccaaagccaattcctcctttggtcgtctttccttccagttctcttctgccaatgactggaacgaactgcaaaaatctctgaagctggaaacacttatctccctcactagctttaagaaccagctgtcagagcagctcacagattactgcacctgttcatagcccatctataatttagccaaaACAACTAccgcttcccctactgtatttatttatttatttattttgctactttgcaccccattatttctatttctacttttcacattcttccactgcaaatataccattccagtgttttacttcctatattgtatttacctcgccaccatggcctttttttgcctttaactcccttatctcacctcatttgctcacattgtatatagacttatttttctactgtgttattgactgtatgttttgtttattccatgtgtaactttgtgttgttgtatgtgtcaaattgctatgctttatcttggccaggtcgcagttgcaaatgagaacttgttctcaactagcctacctggttaaataaaggtgaaataaaacatatttttttaaatagtctATTACAGGCTGAATGTATGAGTTGGATGAAAGACCATGTTTTTAGTATCTTATTTGTTTCTCTTCCAGGTCCCATAAGCAGTGTACTGGTAAACACATATGGCTGCAGACCTGTCATGATCATGGGGGGAGTACTGTCTTCTATCGGGTTGATATCCGCTTCCTTCTGCAACAGCGTGGTGGAGCTTTATGTTTGCATCGGTCTTATAGGAGGTAATTCCAAACTCCTTAAGTGACTGGTTAAAAATAGGCCTACAACTGATTTGGAGTTTTCCATTCTGTCTTTCATAGTAAAATACTATAGATACATTACAAGAGTACAGTTAAGCTTGATTTGTCAAATCATTTAATGACCACAGTCTGGCTACTTGAAGAAAATGTATATTATTCCGAATGTGTACTTATCAGATAATTATCTTGTTAGAAATGTATGATCTTTTTAACTCTAAATCATattatcctctctcctcacaaaGGCCTGGGCCTAGCCTTTAACCTTCAGCCAGCCCTGACTATGATTGGCAAGTATTTCTATAAGAAGCGTCCCATCGCTAACGGAATAGCCATGGCCGGTAGCCCAGTGTTCCTGAGCAGCCTAGCCCCTTTCAACCAGTACCTGTTCAACTCCTTCGGCTGGAGGGGCAGCTTCCTCATCCTGGGGGGCATACTGCTCAATTGCTGTGTGGCTGGCTCCCTGATGAGGCCCCTGGGGCCACCGCTAGGCAAGATCAAAAAGGATGAGGAGTTGGTTGTTGCCAAAACCGCCACCAAGAAGAAGGAGACGACCACTTGTTTGGGGACTGTCAACAAGTTCATTGACCTGTCGCTTTTCAAGCACCGCGGTTTCCTCATCTACCTGTCAGGCAACGTCATCATGTTCTTGGGCTTTTTCTCGCCAATCGTCTTCCTGACGGCCTATGCCAAGGACATAGGCGTGGACGAGTACTCGGCCGCCTTCCTGCTCTCCATCCTGGCCTTCGTGGACATGTTTGCCCGGCCCTCCATGGGGCTCCTGGCCAACTCCAAGTGGATCCGGCCCAGGATCCAATACTTCTTCAGTTTCGCCGTGCTCTACAATGGGGTGTGCCACATCCTCTGCCCCCTGGTGGAGAGCTACACAGGCCTGGTGGTGTACGCTGTGTTCTTTGGTTTTGCGTTCGGCATGGTCAGCTCGGTGCTGTTTGAGaccctgatggacctggtgggGGCTCAGAGGTTCTCCAGCGCTGTGGGGCTCACCACCATTGTGGAGTGCTGCCCTGTCCTCATTGGTCCACCCCTGGCAGGTATGTCACTGATCTCTCAAGTCATTACTACTTAATTCAGTTGTGAGACATTGTTTACTTTTTAAGCAGTTGATATGCCAAAGGAATAAATGAAAGTCACCCAATTATTGTTTTATGGAGTGTTATTGCTTAGTAATCATTCACTTGGTTTGATCTTGATTATAGAGTTTGCTGATTTAGAGTGGAAAAGCCATATTATGTTTTGGCATTCTTATAATATGTGCTTATTTGTCTAATTACAATAACAACAAATGGAAAGTTCATTCTGTGATTATTGGTCCTTGACAAAATGCTTCATTTACTTGACATAATGTCCTCATTAAAGATCAGTAGACATGAAGAAACTGATAAAGGCATATTTGGAAATGCAGAACATAACAATATGACAGACCAAAACATTAAAAAACTTTTACAAAATGTATTAACATTTACCCTTTCTATGCTCTTATTTACAGGTAAACTGGTGGACATCACCAAAAACTACAAGTACATGTATTTCTGCTGTGGGGCTGTGGTGATCATGGCCAGTATTTGGCTGTTCATTGGCAACTTCATCAACTACAGACTCCTGGCCAAGGAGCGCAAGCAGGAGGAGATGTACAAACGGACTGAAACCGAGGACCCTGACAGGGACCATGACCAAAAGGAGACAGATGGGGACGCCCAGGCATTGGAGGACATGGTAGACCCCAAAGATGAGGACGCCATGCAGAGGGAGACCAACATCTAGAGCCCCTGCCTCTAGCCAACCACAcccctctccaccaccaccctcaCGTCCCCCTCTGCCACTATCAAACTGCAGACTGAGCTCAAGTGGGGTGCCTCCTGGTCTTTCACTCTCCAGGGTTCCGCTCAGGGGCCTCCCCGCAGGGGCCCCTCTGTTTCAGAGACACTCAAACTGCCAGAGTAACAACGACAACCATGTCGTGGGATACTGCAAGGTGTATTGCTGGAGGAAGGGGTAGGACTTCCCTGACTACTACTCAAACATCAGACTAGCCGGAGATAATGGTGTAAGATATGTTAGGAGGCCACAAGGCTTGGAATATGAGAAAGAAGCTTTTGTCGCGTATCTAGGAATCTGTGAAATGCGACCTGTCGACAGAAATCTAGTACTGCTCATGTATTTAGCCTGTGCCACTAAACCTACCACACCAGCAAGCCAATTCAACTGTTCTGATTGAAATCAATACAGGTTAATATCCCAGCTTCCTATGCTGGGAGCTGACATGCGAGGACACATAAAGTCTGTTAGTACCAGGGTTATGGTGAGAGACATATCATTGCAACACAGGAACAGAGATGAGTTCATGGTTTGGTGGCTCCAGTGACCATGTATTATACTGTCCTTTAGCGCACTGTGTCCGTTGTGTTCGTTAGCTAAACCTGCACAACTGCCAAGCTTCTAATCTAACGATATCACACCCGCTATTTTATTCACTATTGCATATTGCACATGGAGTCTGTATACGCTGCACTACTTCTAAACTGGCCATGTTTAGGCCTTATCCAAAACAACAATGAAACAAATGCAATTTAATCATATTTAATGAGGTTGAATGTAAATTCGTTTTATTGGCTGTATTTTCAATGGCCTTATTAAGAATACTTGATATTCACAATCAAAATCATCTAGAAATGTGCATATTGCTGGTTTATACCAAATAAAGAATCCATGAGCAATATAACCTATTCCTAGCCATTGTTTTGATGTACGTATAAACAGGGATATTCATTTGTGTAGTCAATGGTCATTTCTGGGAGTAGCTGTTTAACTTTCACCAATGATACATTGCCTTATGTAAAGAATGCAACTAAGTTGtgtcatatatacagtaccagtcaaaagctacTCAtttaagtgtttttctttatttttactattttctacattgtagaataagagtgaagacatcagaacgatgaaataacacatatggaataatgtagtaaccaaaaaagggttaagcaaatcaaaaaatattttatatttgagattcttcaaagtagccaccctttgccttgatgacaggtttgcacactcttggcattctctcaaccagcttcacctggaatgcttttcaaaccgtcttgaaggagttcccacatatgctgaccacttgttggctgcttttccttcactctactgTCCACTCTACTGTCtgaccaaaccatctcaattgggttgaggtcaggtgattgtggaggccaggtcatctgatgcagataacctctacttcttggtcaaaaagcccttacacaggaggtgtgctgggtcattgtcctgttgaaaaacaaatgatattcccactaagcgcaaactagatgggttggagtatcgctgcagaatgctgtggtagccatgctggttaagtgtgccttgaactctaaataaataattgacagtgtcaccagcaaagcctactctacatctcacaaagacactgtggttggaaagaaaacatctcaaatttggactcgtcagaccaaaggacagatttcaaccggtctgatgtccattgctcgtgtttcttggcccaagcaagtctcttcttattggtgtcctttagtagtggtttctttgcagcaattcggcctaattcacgcagtctcctctgaacagttgatgttgagatgtgtctgttacttgaactctgtgaagcatttattttgggcagcaatttctgaggctggtaactccaatgaacttatcctctgcagcagaggtaactctgcgtcttcctttcctgtggcggtcctcatgagagacagtttcatcatagcgcttgatggtttttgcgactgcacttgaagaaacattcaaagttcttgacattttcggaattgactgaccttcatgtcttaaagtaatgatagattGTCGTTTCTCCTTGCCTctttcagctgttcttgccataatatggactcggtcttttaccaaatagggatatcttctgtataccacccctaccttgtgacaacaactgattggcttaaaagcattaagaaggaaagaaattccacaaattaacttttaacaaggcacacctgttaattaaaatgcattccaggtgactacctcatgaagctggttgagagaatgccaagtgtgtgcaaagctgtcattaagtcaaagggtggctactttgaagaacctcaaatataaagtatattttgatttgtttaacacttttttggttactacatgattccatatgtgttatttcatagttttgatgtcttcactattattctacaatgtaggaaatataaaaaatatagagAAAcactgtaatgagtaggtgtgtccaaacttttgactggtactgtgtatatatatatatatatatatatttatataatatatatacattaGAAAGTATTTATTGAAGTGTTATAGAAATTACCAAATTAACATGCCTATTGTGAAACAGTTAAACAGCTTCTTGTGTGACCTTAATTTTTAAGTACAGTATTTCTTCCTTTCAACTCTAACTCTCTGAAATGACTTTTTGTGGGAAGTTGTAGTAAGCATAATGTTTGCTTGAAGAATTTTGTCAGCAATTTCTATTAACATAATAATGAACATCGTTTAACCAACTATGTACAGTACCATATGTACACAATTCAAAGTATAGCTTCACTCAATTAATAATATCTGTTTCATTGCACCACAAAATGTATACATGTTAATATGATTTAATATATGTTTAATAATAATTTGTACAGATAATATGCAAATAATTACCTAAATTAACAATAATTAACAAAATTATGTTATATGCAATATATTTTAATGTGCAATATACCATAACATTGTTTGACATTGATTCTAAATCCTCCATTGGCTGGATGCCATCCACAGAGAaaattattcatattttttaagaATTCTTAATACCCATCACTTCTTGTGTTCTAGTCAAATAGCTCAACACAGCTTGAAACATACTTAGGCACTTGTTAGATTGCGGTAGTTTGCTTACCGTCCCAATTTGTGTGTAGCCTACCAGCATTTCATATTtagatatctattttttttatATCATTATGATTATGTGATTTATGGTAGTTTTTAACTTGACTGTGGGCTGGATTACATTGGCAAGTGTCTACTTTTTGCTTGCAGCTGCAGTGTCTCTATTCCCAGTCACTGACAACAGGGGTCAGTCAGTATGCAGTAGTTCTTATTAAAGGATGAATGTACTGTACAATCACTTTTATATATCAAATAGCACTGCCCCCTACTGGTTTCAAAAGACCTAGACCAAATGTAACAATCTGAGCTGCCCTCAAATAGCAAAACGACACATTGTTCTCAGTGGCTGCTCTTGTGTGATGTCAAAAGATAAGAAATTCCTAAATGAAATAAGTTAATAAAAAAAAGGTTTTCTCTTTAGTTAAAATGTTCTGTATTTTAagtttttttaaagttttttttatggCCATTGAATATATTTTCTTTGTACTTTTATTTCCCTTCTATAGCTTCAACAGGTGTGTATATACTAGTATTTCACAGGGTGTACATTAACGGTAGATTGACTTAATAAACACACTGCATTCATGTGCTGCTGTGGCAAAGCCATTTGTAAGCAATTATGTTTGTTCTGGAGCAAAATCATGTTCATTTCCATTTTCAACCATGTGTAGTATGTGTATGATTTGAGTTTGTGTTTTGTATAATCAGAAGCATTATTTCTCAAATAATAAAATCATAGTGTTGCTTTTCCCTTAAGTTACCATATCAATTGCTAAACTGAAGGATTTGTTGTGCTGTTTTTGGAATGATTTAACTCTTCAGTATTCAACAGTTTCTTTCCTTTTCTTATAAGTTATATCCTGTTTTTATTGTGAAGGAAACATAATCATATAAGGTTGTAACACTTTCACTTAAATAGTCTATTCTTTATTCCAATGCAACGCAGTATAACGATCAGGCTGTAACTTTGATTTGTGCCACAATTAAGTATAATATACATGACTtatattgaaaaaaaaaaaatacttcacTATACTCATTATATACAATGAATCTACAGTATTCAGATTGTTCTGTACATAGTAATGAAGGCGATGTGATGCGTTTTTAAATGTGTCATGCTGAAATTATTTGCATATTATTTAAGGACCAAAAGGAAATTGTATTGATTCAGACTATTATTAATGTGAACATTTAAATTTGGGTCAATTGAATAACAATTATGCACCATTAGCCTTATCAAATACACTTGGCTCCTATGTATGAAGGATTCTGTATTATAATGTTGTATTTTGGGCATGTTTGGTATGTCTGTAGGCTTATCATAATACCAAGACTTTTtgatttataaatatatatattttctgtaAAGGTTAATCTGAACAAAATGCTAAGCCTAAATAGTTATACATGGAATCAGATGATCAAACAGCATCTGATACATCACAAGGAATTTCAAAGAATGTTTCTACTTTTTATTTTTGTTAATGCGTTTTCTGTTTTTATCTCTTATACGCACATGTTTATTATCCTATTGTAGCTAATGAAAATGTTGCCTACTATGATAAGGCTGTAACTCTAGTAATGATGCATTTAAAGATGGAGTTCTCTTGATTTGCTGACTGTGGACATAATGTAATTGACTCGGGTTGTGTCATAGCGTAATGTAAATTGTTTTTGGAAGTAAAACAATCCTCTTCTGATTAATTCACAGCTTAGACTGTATCTCAATTATGACTCCTACAAGACTTGTGACAAAACACTTTAATTGTCATTCTTTTTTAATCAGAA of the Salvelinus alpinus chromosome 37, SLU_Salpinus.1, whole genome shotgun sequence genome contains:
- the LOC139565613 gene encoding monocarboxylate transporter 2-like produces the protein MPPPAAGPPAVTPPDGGWGWAVVLGSFISIGFSYAFPKAITVYFKDIQKIFDCSYSQIAWISSIMLAVMYAGGPISSVLVNTYGCRPVMIMGGVLSSIGLISASFCNSVVELYVCIGLIGGLGLAFNLQPALTMIGKYFYKKRPIANGIAMAGSPVFLSSLAPFNQYLFNSFGWRGSFLILGGILLNCCVAGSLMRPLGPPLGKIKKDEELVVAKTATKKKETTTCLGTVNKFIDLSLFKHRGFLIYLSGNVIMFLGFFSPIVFLTAYAKDIGVDEYSAAFLLSILAFVDMFARPSMGLLANSKWIRPRIQYFFSFAVLYNGVCHILCPLVESYTGLVVYAVFFGFAFGMVSSVLFETLMDLVGAQRFSSAVGLTTIVECCPVLIGPPLAGKLVDITKNYKYMYFCCGAVVIMASIWLFIGNFINYRLLAKERKQEEMYKRTETEDPDRDHDQKETDGDAQALEDMVDPKDEDAMQRETNI